In the Anaerolineales bacterium genome, one interval contains:
- a CDS encoding HEAT repeat domain-containing protein translates to MTRRSVIIIVCMLMGISFGTGCSTPTRMVSPPSPSATPAPDLTPSISVLRDMGFDEPNQNDSEALASAIGDITNAGPEGARALKEELAVMEQAGEEDVEFKLLAAYILWDIGELEEADTIADVWSSIPADQWVYELLFIPAFQAASTQDSRALPMLKVLTLDNQGKFFSERHYLSFEYPRTHEFLWGSYGSKGLPVLHELLQTSEDPIVLSSAIGLLTRAQYLPALPDIRKAVDNEATGVRNSAIVALGGFGHPDDYDLLIAGLDSTDTGELLRYVFSLAQFGDSRAAAHLIPLLESDEADLRQWVALGLGEYLTTPEGLLALRESAASSNDEDWADYCEALVQNVLDSAGLTWEEYEALPDSDQAEVTHAFLTSSITLKDGEESISRDEFLEMVAEWRETGHIALGNWDWVEVSHVLPVATADDIDLLLDAKSRFYLRLSDECLYDTAFVDEIVKFIGRGRYR, encoded by the coding sequence ATGACTCGCCGATCTGTGATCATCATCGTGTGTATGCTCATGGGTATCTCGTTTGGAACCGGATGCAGCACGCCGACCCGCATGGTTTCACCACCATCACCTTCAGCCACGCCTGCGCCCGATCTCACGCCGTCCATTTCTGTGCTGCGGGACATGGGCTTTGATGAGCCAAACCAGAACGATTCAGAAGCATTGGCATCGGCAATAGGTGACATCACCAATGCCGGTCCGGAAGGCGCCCGGGCGTTGAAGGAAGAGTTGGCTGTCATGGAACAGGCCGGCGAGGAGGATGTGGAATTCAAGTTATTGGCTGCCTATATCCTCTGGGACATCGGCGAACTGGAGGAAGCCGATACGATCGCCGATGTCTGGTCCTCCATACCAGCCGATCAATGGGTTTATGAATTGCTCTTTATACCCGCTTTTCAGGCCGCTTCCACACAGGATTCCCGGGCTTTGCCGATGCTTAAAGTACTTACGTTGGACAACCAGGGTAAATTCTTCTCGGAAAGACACTATCTATCATTCGAGTATCCCCGAACTCATGAGTTCCTGTGGGGATCTTACGGTTCGAAGGGATTGCCGGTGCTGCATGAATTGCTGCAGACGTCTGAAGACCCGATCGTGCTGTCTTCCGCTATCGGGCTGTTAACCCGCGCACAGTACCTCCCCGCCTTGCCAGATATTCGCAAAGCGGTGGACAACGAGGCCACGGGTGTGCGTAACAGCGCAATTGTGGCATTGGGCGGATTTGGCCATCCGGATGATTACGACCTTCTTATCGCTGGGCTTGACTCCACCGATACCGGGGAATTACTCCGATACGTCTTTTCGTTGGCTCAATTCGGCGATTCTCGAGCAGCAGCTCATCTTATTCCGTTGCTGGAAAGCGACGAAGCGGACCTTCGCCAATGGGTTGCTCTGGGTCTGGGTGAGTATCTGACGACGCCGGAAGGACTGCTAGCTTTGAGAGAGAGTGCCGCTTCGTCGAATGATGAGGATTGGGCTGATTATTGTGAGGCGCTTGTCCAGAACGTGCTCGATAGCGCCGGCCTGACGTGGGAAGAGTATGAAGCGCTTCCGGATTCTGATCAAGCGGAAGTGACACATGCCTTCCTTACGTCGTCGATAACCTTGAAGGATGGAGAAGAGTCGATTTCCCGTGATGAATTCCTAGAAATGGTTGCCGAATGGAGAGAAACTGGTCACATCGCTTTGGGGAATTGGGATTGGGTGGAGGTGAGTCACGTTTTACCTGTCGCCACAGCCGATGACATCGATCTGCTGCTGGATGCCAAATCCAGATTCTACTTGCGATTGTCCGATGAGTGTCTCTATGACACAGCCTTTGTGGATGAAATCGTAAAATTTATCGGCCGAGGCCGGTATCGATAG
- a CDS encoding dihydrofolate reductase family protein produces the protein MAKLIYSAIMSVDGYIEDDTGKFEWAVPGENAHAFINDVMRPVGIYLYGRRMYEVMAVWETNASLAKQSSIQADFAHIWQAADKVVFSRSLDSPLTTHTRIERTFDPEKVRQMKAAVESDLSIGGPELAAEAFKYDLVDECHLFLAPISIGCGKRSLPRNHQLILELTDQRRFPDGMMYLRYYIRR, from the coding sequence GTGGCTAAGTTGATCTACTCAGCCATCATGTCGGTGGATGGTTATATCGAAGATGATACCGGCAAATTCGAATGGGCGGTGCCTGGCGAGAATGCCCACGCATTCATAAACGACGTGATGCGCCCGGTCGGCATCTATCTCTATGGACGGCGTATGTATGAAGTGATGGCTGTCTGGGAGACCAATGCCAGCCTGGCCAAGCAGTCCTCCATACAGGCGGACTTCGCCCATATCTGGCAGGCAGCGGACAAAGTGGTGTTCTCCAGGTCCCTGGATTCGCCATTGACCACCCACACACGTATCGAGCGTACGTTCGATCCGGAAAAGGTAAGGCAGATGAAGGCGGCAGTGGAATCCGATCTCAGCATCGGGGGTCCTGAGTTGGCCGCCGAAGCTTTCAAATACGATCTGGTCGATGAATGCCACCTGTTTCTCGCGCCAATTTCGATAGGCTGTGGGAAAAGATCTCTCCCCAGAAATCATCAACTTATCCTGGAGTTGACGGACCAACGGCGGTTCCCCGATGGAATGATGTATCTTCGTTACTACATTCGTAGATAA
- a CDS encoding DUF1801 domain-containing protein — MAKKTSHETTNVVEKPAVKPVLLSGGNPQIAKADGDAPVQAYISAMPDWKSGVGHRLDDIIVRNVPNVRKAVKWNSPFYGIEDQGWFLNFHCFTKYVKVAFFRGASLHPVPPGKSKHEEVRYLDIHEDDHLDEAQLAAWIRQAAELPGWTP, encoded by the coding sequence ATGGCCAAGAAAACCTCCCATGAAACGACAAACGTCGTTGAAAAGCCCGCCGTGAAACCAGTCCTCCTATCAGGCGGTAATCCTCAAATCGCCAAGGCCGACGGCGACGCACCTGTGCAGGCCTACATTTCGGCCATGCCGGATTGGAAAAGCGGCGTCGGGCACCGACTCGACGACATCATCGTGCGCAACGTGCCCAACGTCCGCAAGGCTGTGAAGTGGAATTCCCCCTTCTATGGCATCGAGGACCAGGGCTGGTTTCTCAACTTCCATTGTTTCACGAAGTACGTAAAGGTGGCGTTCTTCCGCGGTGCGTCGCTCCATCCTGTCCCCCCTGGCAAATCCAAGCACGAGGAAGTACGCTACCTCGATATCCACGAGGACGACCATCTCGACGAGGCGCAGTTGGCGGCATGGATCCGGCAGGCGGCGGAATTACCCGGCTGGACTCCGTAG
- a CDS encoding VOC family protein, with translation MGKIQKIAPCLWFDSQAEYAANFYLSIFDDSRIVRITKYTSAGYEIHGKV, from the coding sequence ATGGGTAAAATCCAGAAGATCGCTCCGTGTTTGTGGTTCGATTCGCAGGCTGAATATGCCGCCAACTTCTACCTTTCGATTTTCGATGATTCGCGCATCGTGAGAATTACGAAATACACTTCGGCGGGATATGAAATCCATGGGAAAGTCTGA
- a CDS encoding CPBP family intramembrane metalloprotease, with protein sequence MKGPETETVVETDGKNGDISQSYEAGQLHANDGTLSSMRFENSDASIQTTDIPQLPDPPKIDSARYIALSIAAAISAVVYSIILFSLASPEISDIVQQKLGGDVPVTNNTQVIVGLLVVLEYAFAEEIVFRLVIQNFLAKIFNWRKEKYWIAIFLTTILWTFGHTGVLEPNWVKLVQVFPFGLVLGWLYKQQGTESCIFTHAIFNVMMAGISPLLSGQRYRHKGV encoded by the coding sequence AAAAATGGGGATATATCGCAATCATATGAGGCAGGGCAATTGCATGCCAACGATGGGACTCTCTCCTCGATGAGATTTGAGAATAGTGATGCATCAATTCAAACCACTGATATCCCGCAACTGCCCGACCCGCCAAAAATCGATAGCGCGAGATATATTGCGCTCAGTATCGCCGCAGCAATCAGCGCAGTCGTGTATTCAATTATTTTATTTTCCCTTGCATCACCGGAGATTTCTGACATCGTTCAACAGAAGTTAGGTGGAGATGTGCCTGTTACAAACAACACACAAGTGATAGTTGGTCTGCTTGTTGTGTTGGAGTATGCATTCGCCGAAGAAATCGTATTCCGTCTTGTAATTCAAAATTTCTTAGCCAAAATATTCAACTGGCGCAAAGAGAAGTATTGGATCGCAATTTTCTTAACTACAATTCTTTGGACCTTTGGGCACACGGGAGTATTGGAACCAAACTGGGTGAAACTCGTGCAGGTATTTCCATTTGGCTTGGTCCTGGGTTGGCTCTATAAGCAACAGGGCACGGAAAGCTGCATTTTCACACATGCGATCTTCAATGTGATGATGGCTGGAATTTCACCACTTTTATCGGGTCAACGTTATCGCCATAAAGGTGTTTGA
- a CDS encoding DUF4260 domain-containing protein translates to MRTVVRLEEFGIFLFSIYLYSTLAYPWWLFPLLLFVPDISMLGYFKDTRAGAVVYNIFHFRAFALMLFVLGDFLSMTLVSLLGVILFAHSSLDRAFGYGLKFADGFGHTHLGTIGSDRQTEPRTAA, encoded by the coding sequence ATGAGAACAGTGGTGAGACTCGAGGAATTCGGGATATTCTTGTTTTCAATCTATCTCTACTCGACTTTGGCTTATCCATGGTGGCTGTTTCCTCTCCTCCTGTTCGTCCCTGATATCAGTATGCTGGGCTACTTCAAGGACACGAGGGCCGGGGCGGTCGTTTACAACATCTTTCACTTTCGGGCGTTTGCACTGATGCTTTTCGTGCTGGGTGATTTTCTTTCCATGACGCTTGTGTCTCTTCTGGGAGTCATCCTGTTCGCGCATTCAAGCCTGGACCGGGCTTTTGGTTATGGATTGAAGTTCGCCGATGGCTTCGGTCATACGCACCTGGGAACGATCGGCAGCGATCGACAAACTGAACCAAGAACCGCTGCATAG
- a CDS encoding DUF1801 domain-containing protein, with protein sequence MNASKQIDEMISGLTDWRGKVLAKLRRIIHEADPEIIEEWKWRGAPVFSDHGIVCVTNAFNDKVKLTFYDGASLPDPNKLFNSGLEGKKWRTIDLYEGDQVNERSLKVLIRAGVDFNKAKGKKKAVK encoded by the coding sequence ATGAACGCGAGTAAACAAATCGACGAGATGATTTCAGGCCTAACGGATTGGCGAGGGAAGGTGCTGGCCAAGCTGCGCAGAATCATCCATGAAGCTGACCCGGAGATCATCGAGGAATGGAAGTGGAGGGGCGCTCCGGTCTTTTCCGACCATGGCATAGTCTGTGTAACCAATGCTTTTAATGACAAGGTAAAGTTGACTTTCTACGATGGCGCCAGCCTTCCCGATCCGAATAAATTGTTCAACAGCGGGCTTGAAGGCAAGAAATGGCGCACGATTGACCTGTATGAGGGGGATCAAGTGAACGAGCGTTCGTTGAAGGTGCTCATTCGAGCGGGAGTGGATTTCAATAAAGCCAAGGGGAAGAAGAAGGCCGTCAAGTGA